The segment AATATCTTTAACCCCTTCTTTTACCCGCAGGCGAAGCAGGTAGCAGGGACGATCCATGAATACATCCTCACCCACAAGAGCTGCATCATAGATGTCCAACAATTTGCCGTTGTCCACCATATCTTCATAGGAGAGATCCGAACCGGATACACTTTGTCGTAGCATGTGTCCACTGATCTGGATCACGCGATCAGCCTGGGGTGAATACATCCAGAGAACATCATCGAGGCGGAGCATTTTTACCCCTTTTTCCCGAGCCGGCGAAAGATATTCCACCAGAGAAGTTGCCTCTCCTTGTGACCAGGATCGACTTGTGATACGCGTCTCACGACCCCGACGATTCGTGATGACCATGGTTGCCGTAGCTTCAGAAGATTCTGTGACCATCTGTTGATCGATCCGCTTGAGGATTTCCTCAACATCTGGTTGTGCCAGAAGCAGTCCTGGCAGGGTGAAAATCAAAATGAATCCAGCTAGATTTCTCATGTTTCTAATTCCTTAAACAGGCTTGATGTATCACGTTTAAAAATTCTCAGGCCAGAGAGTGCAGCCCCCAACAGGGTAGCCAATACACCAGGGAAAAATCCGATATAAAAGGCTTCAGGAGTTATGCGAGCCCGAACAATTGTTGGCATCAGCATGGTGCCATTATTCATCATATCCCCAAAGTTAATGCCTACCTCTTGTAGCCAGTAGCTAGCAGCTAACCCCATTGCTGTCCCAATCAGTGTCCCAAGCACACCCACACCGATGCTTTCAATAATGAGACTACGGTATACGTGACCTTTGGATTCACCCACAGCCAGACGTAAACCCATTTCAGCATAACGGCGAATAGCACCCATAAGACCAGTGTTCCATAGCACGATTCCCATGGCAAAGATCATCACCATACTCACAATACTCCCTGCCTTTGTCGTATAGCCATAGTATTCTCGCATATTGGAATCATCCAGCATAGTTACCATATAGGGGGCAAAACGATCGATGTGTTCATCATGTTCCAGATTCGCAACAAAGGCCATAGAATCATTATCCATGAACAGGGGATCACAATGCATTGTGTTAAAAGTGTCAACAAGAGCAGCTGCCAATGCATCATCATAATAAGACAGGGGAAAGAAACCCAGGATTTCTGAACTCCAGTCGCCCATATCCAGCATCTGTTTTACATCACCGATATCTGCCATGATCATGCTGCGATCCAGGGGAGGTGTTCCAAAATGGATCAACCCGGCAACATGGAAGTTTTGTAAACTCATGGAGCCATTCACGGTGGCTGAGATCAAGGTGACATCATCACCAACAGATATTTCCATTTGTTTGGCTAGAAGTTCAGCCATGAGAATATCGCCAGACTGTTGTGGAAGGGTCCCGGCTCTGAGGCCTGTCTCAAGGTCCCACCTCGTCCTATCGGCATCGTCAGGACCGAAGAAGTCAATGCCAATACCACCGACTCCTACCTGAGCTCTGGTTTCACGATTTTCATCAAAAGCGTCCAACAGACCACCAAATTTCAGCCGTTCTGACCAACTGAGTTCGGGATAGTTATTTCGGAGCATAACCAGCATCCCAGCTCCGTCTTCCATGGCTAGATCATTTGGTAAAATATCAACCTCGCCGCGGTAAGCCAGTGACGTAATCTTCACATGACCTGATTCCATACGAGCACTGTTATTGAGCATATCTCCCATGATACCTTTCATGTAGGCATACATGAAGACGGTTAGAAAAACACCCAGGGTAACGACGATGCTGGGAAGTAGACTGCGATGCCTGTCTCGCAGCATCCCTTTCATTAAAAATTGAAACATGCTATTTCCCTCTCAGTGCGTCAGTTGGTGCAAGTTTGGAAATCCTGCGGGTGGGGAGCCAGCTTACCAGAACCACGGTGGCAAAGAGTAAAGAGGTGGTCCCAACAACCAATCCTGCACCATATTTAGCGTAGATTCTATTTCCCAACGCCATGCCGAAGTCTTCAGTACCACCTGGAATAGCATAGCCATGCACAGCCATATAATAGAAGAGTGGGAAGCCAAAAATGAATCCTGCGGTAAATGCCAGAATACCATGCAGACTGCCTTCGATAGTGAACAGACCAATTACTTTGGCACGGGTAAGCCCCATGGCCATGAGTGTGCCCATTTCTTTCTTTCGCCTGAAAATGGAAAGCACTTGTGTATCGAAAATTGCCAGGAGAGCAATGGCAAAGAGAATACCATACATGATATCGCCGCCTACGTTCTTAGCAGTGATCATGTCCTTGGTATCCCTGAGCAAAAAGTCAAGATCATGGTATACCCAGGCAGGACTTTTGGGAGTGCCTTCAAATGGTTCGGTGAGCGCGATAATAGTGGCTTCACCTTCCATACGTGACATATTCTGCAAATCTGAGATTGGTATCCATATTTGATTTCTATCCACCGTTTGGACCACAGTGTTCATGACATGGACAATCTCTATCTCGCGAGCATCAAAGGTCCCTGCAACATCGCGCCAGCGTACTGTGAGTAGGTCACCTGATTCAAGACCGGTTTTGTCGGCCATCTTTTGTCCAATGAGAGCTGGTGTAAGCCCTGTTGCGCCTGCGACAATTTGGTTGGTAGGCAGATCCATCACTTTCTGATTGGGATTTATGCCCTTGACCAAGATGGTTTGCATGCGACCCTCTGGATAAATTGTGCCCTGACGTATCAGTATTGCTGCTGCATCATCTGATTTAATCAAGGCTTTTAATTCTTCAGGGTAGGGCGAATGCGCATCTTCAATAGTAAGTGGATCTAATGGATCATACTCACTATTCCAAACTTGCCCACCTTTGCCGAACTCAATATTGGTCATGGCATCATAGAGCTGATACGCCATACCATCCACAACACTTTTACCCCAGATCATGAGAATAAATGCCAGTGCCAGAACGAGTACATTAAGCCAGGTTCGTAAACCGGCTCCAACCAGATTTCGCCATGCGAGTTTAAATAGTACCATAACAAGCCTCCTTAGGCTGTTGTTTCATCTGACTGAATGGCACCATCTACCAGAGTTACTTTTCGTTTGAGGTAGCTGATGACTTTTTCATCATGGGTAGCGAAAACAAAGGTAGTTCCAAGATCCTTATTCAGCTTCAGCATGGTGTCCAAAATATGATGGCTATTCTTTGTATCCAGATTGGCAGTGGGCTCGTCCGCCAGAACGAGTTGAGGTTTCTTTACCATGGCTCTGGCAATAGCCACCCGTTGACTTTCTCCTCCCGATAGCGTTTTGGGCCTGCTGTCTGCTTTGTCCGCAATGCCTAGCCATTCCAGGGCTTCCATAACCATTTTTTTACGTTCTTCTTTACCTATGGTCAGTAGCAGTAATGGAAATTCCACGTTCTCAAATACCGTGTAAACGGGAAGGAGATTATAGGTCTGAAAGATAAATCCTAAAAAAGCACTTCGGTGATGGGCAGCTTGGGCTCCTGAAAGTGTGGCCAGGTCTTTTCCCAGAACCTCGACTTTTCCTTCAGAGGCAGCATCCAACGCTCCAATGATGTTTAGCAGGGTCGTTTTGCCAGATCCAGAAGGTCCGACTATACCTACAAATTCACCTGCATCAACATTGAAATCGACCCCTTTGAGAGCCGTGAAGTGACCGGTTCCAACGGGATAGCGTTTCACAAGTCCTTGTGTTTGGATCAGCATTCCATTCTTCATAGTAATTTCCTTTATTCCTTTAAACGCATATTAGTGATTGAAGGCAATATTGAGTTGAAGACCAGTACCTGCAGGTAGTGCCATTGCACCACCTCTAATTGTTTCAGGCATATCATAGAGGGCCAGATAGAATAACCAGTTTCCCCGATTATGTTGCCAGCCCAGCATGGGCATATATTGGGTCTCTAAATCTGGGGATTGAATGGCATAAAGATATGCTGTTAAGCCATCCTCCAGACTCAGTGTATAGGTGCTCATCAATGCCAGCGATCGTACTTGCCACTGCATCTCATTGGTAAGGGATCCCTGGTTACTTGATAGCATTTCGAGTGCGACATAGAGACCGTTTCCCAAAACAAATGTATAATCAATGCCCGCCATGGTTGTAATAATGTCAATTTTGGTTGAGGGCAATTCTACTCGAGAGAACATGGCTTCCGACCAGATCCCGATGACCACATCCATGCGAAAGTCACCAGCCAATCGGTTTTCCTTAATACCACTAGCATTCCATACATCAAGGCTATGCATCGTTATTCCAAATGTTCCTGCAGGGAGTGGGTATTCCAGACGTCCACCCGTGTCCCATGGTTTTTCACTGGGGGTGCTCATGATGTCTCGCCAGGTGTTGGGTGCATCTGTCATAGTCCAGAGTCT is part of the Candidatus Neomarinimicrobiota bacterium genome and harbors:
- a CDS encoding outer membrane lipoprotein-sorting protein gives rise to the protein MRNLAGFILIFTLPGLLLAQPDVEEILKRIDQQMVTESSEATATMVITNRRGRETRITSRSWSQGEATSLVEYLSPAREKGVKMLRLDDVLWMYSPQADRVIQISGHMLRQSVSGSDLSYEDMVDNGKLLDIYDAALVGEDVFMDRPCYLLRLRVKEGVKDIAYAQRKVWVDKTRYLPLKEERYAKDGTTLLKNFEIREVMKIGDRWYPKEMYFKDVLAKGQGTRYIVDDIKFGVDIPDFIFTKASLRE
- a CDS encoding FtsX-like permease family protein — protein: MFQFLMKGMLRDRHRSLLPSIVVTLGVFLTVFMYAYMKGIMGDMLNNSARMESGHVKITSLAYRGEVDILPNDLAMEDGAGMLVMLRNNYPELSWSERLKFGGLLDAFDENRETRAQVGVGGIGIDFFGPDDADRTRWDLETGLRAGTLPQQSGDILMAELLAKQMEISVGDDVTLISATVNGSMSLQNFHVAGLIHFGTPPLDRSMIMADIGDVKQMLDMGDWSSEILGFFPLSYYDDALAAALVDTFNTMHCDPLFMDNDSMAFVANLEHDEHIDRFAPYMVTMLDDSNMREYYGYTTKAGSIVSMVMIFAMGIVLWNTGLMGAIRRYAEMGLRLAVGESKGHVYRSLIIESIGVGVLGTLIGTAMGLAASYWLQEVGINFGDMMNNGTMLMPTIVRARITPEAFYIGFFPGVLATLLGAALSGLRIFKRDTSSLFKELET
- a CDS encoding FtsX-like permease family protein; the protein is MVLFKLAWRNLVGAGLRTWLNVLVLALAFILMIWGKSVVDGMAYQLYDAMTNIEFGKGGQVWNSEYDPLDPLTIEDAHSPYPEELKALIKSDDAAAILIRQGTIYPEGRMQTILVKGINPNQKVMDLPTNQIVAGATGLTPALIGQKMADKTGLESGDLLTVRWRDVAGTFDAREIEIVHVMNTVVQTVDRNQIWIPISDLQNMSRMEGEATIIALTEPFEGTPKSPAWVYHDLDFLLRDTKDMITAKNVGGDIMYGILFAIALLAIFDTQVLSIFRRKKEMGTLMAMGLTRAKVIGLFTIEGSLHGILAFTAGFIFGFPLFYYMAVHGYAIPGGTEDFGMALGNRIYAKYGAGLVVGTTSLLFATVVLVSWLPTRRISKLAPTDALRGK
- a CDS encoding ABC transporter ATP-binding protein; translated protein: MKNGMLIQTQGLVKRYPVGTGHFTALKGVDFNVDAGEFVGIVGPSGSGKTTLLNIIGALDAASEGKVEVLGKDLATLSGAQAAHHRSAFLGFIFQTYNLLPVYTVFENVEFPLLLLTIGKEERKKMVMEALEWLGIADKADSRPKTLSGGESQRVAIARAMVKKPQLVLADEPTANLDTKNSHHILDTMLKLNKDLGTTFVFATHDEKVISYLKRKVTLVDGAIQSDETTA